TTTTACGCATTAAAAGCCCTAAATTAGTCAAAATTCATGGCCAATACGCCCCGTATTTCCCCCCAAGTACCCCAGAGTTGCACCGGTCGCCCCTCGGTTCCCCTCTCGGTCTATCGAGAATTAGTCAAAGAATTGCAGGCCACCCAGGCACGGGTGGAATTTCTAGAAGCACAAAACCAGCAACTTGTCAAGAGTAATCGGCAATTACGTCAGGAAATCGAGACAGTAGTTGCTCAGGGAAGACGATTAGAAAAAGTGGTAAAGAGTTTCGAGAGGAATCCCGTCGAGGAACCCTCCTTCGTCATCCCAGTTCCTCCCCGTCTGGTTACACCTCCCTCTCCTTCGCTGCGGGTTAAGGAAGAAATCCCGGTCACTCGTCCCATCACCGTTACTGCTTCAAAACAGCCATTTCCTAAAAATACTTGGTTATTGGTCGGGTTAATTATTGTCGTGGTTCTTACCTCCGGTTTCGGGGCTTTTTGGCTTATTTCTGCCTCTAGAAACGCGGGTTCGACCGACTGATTGACTACCACCTCGGCATTTTAAGCTTAATTTCTTGCCCTTAGTCGGTTTGCCGCAGGGAAAAACCATTGACGCGGGGCTGTCTATACTCGCACAGTGCAAATCCCACCAGGTACTTTACCCGATTGAACTATTGAGACTTAGCCAAGAGAAATAGCTTGGCCTTTTTCTCCAGATGACCGACAAATTCGCCAATGTCTTACACTTCATCCGATCAAGTCTTTCCCATCGTCAGCGATAGACGGGGAGAATGCGATCGAGCCTCGCACTAAGACAAAAACCAATGAAGATAAAAAGCGTTAGAAAATTAGCTTACCCTGGAAAAACTATCCCTTGTTCTTAATAATCATGACATCAATTATCTTGATCGCCGTCTGTTCGGGGATTTCTAAAATTTTGTAGAGTTTGTTGAGTAAATTTTCTTCCTCACTACTAACCTCCCCATCGGCCAGAATCAGATCCGCAGTTACGGCAAAAGCGGTTTCGTATAGATCGTGGGGAAGTGAGTCGATTGCCATATTGAGCAGAACTTGAGCGCCCTGACGGCTTAAAATCGCGCACAGCCTATCAAATAACCGTCCGATTACCTCGCGGGGATAACTGCGATATAGGTGCATTCGGCTTAGGGTGGTAATTAAAGCTTGGGTTTCCTCTTCCGATAAATAACCATCGGCGGCAACTGCCACTAGAGTAATTGCCGCAAACGCTTCTGCGGGAGTTAGAGAAACGTTACTCTGCTGACGAACACGAGATAACCCACTAAATAAGCTCATATAACTCCTACTAAAATTTAATTAGGTAAGCTCGAAAGATTGATGGGCAAGACAAAAACATCATAAACTAGGAAAGTAGGGTGAAGCAAGCGAACAAATGAACCAAGTCAAATTCGTTTATCAGTTAAGCCTATAGAAAACCTTTTAGTCTTGAGATAATATTAGATAAAGGTCTGATAGTCTCCGAACCCAATCGGTACGTCGATCTGGTTGTCGGATCAGGCTTTGGGAACCGTGTCTTTGAGTCAGAGGATAGCGGAGAATGGCAGCGATAAAGGTGGGGGCTAGGGGTTAATGTTAAATTTTATTAAGACAATGAAAGAGTTATTGGTTATCATCCTAAATCCGTTGAGTATAGGATACATATCAGGACAGGCAAAAGGCAAGAGGCAAAAGGTAAAAGGCAAAAGAGAAATAGATAATCAGTCTTTGATAACTGGATTAGTATAACTACCTCCTGCCCCCTGCCTCCGTTAACAGTTCCCATCTCTTGCCCCTAGGCTTTCTGTTCCTGTTTAGATTTATGTAGGGGATCCATATAAATCTCTAAGCGCTTAAATACCACGGAGGAAAGGGTAGTTAAAACCAAATAAACTAAAGCAACGGCAATATAAATCTCGAAAGCTTTATAGGTAGTGGCTACCATTAATTGACCTTGCCGGAATAATTCTTCAAAACCGATTACTGCCGCTAAACTGGTATCTTTAATTAGGGTGATAAATTCATTCCCCAACGGTGGCAACATCCGGCGAAAAGCTTGGGGAAAAATCACCTCGCGCATGGTTTGCACTGGGGACATTCCTAGACTAGAACAAGCTTCCCATTGACCATTATCGATCGATTGAATACCGCCGCGCATAATTTCAGCTAAATAGGCCGCTACATTTAAACTGAGGGCAAATAAGGCCGCTGGTAAACGATCTAAGTCGATATTTAAGCCAATTTCTCGGAACAACCCGGGCAAACCAAAATAGATCAAGAATAATTGCACCAGCATCGGTGTTCCCCGAAAGAAATCCACATAGATGCGGCAAATTATTTTTAACCATTTGTAGGGAGAAATCAGGGCAATAGCCACTAAAGTTCCGCCGATTAACCCGAACAGAAAAGACAGAACCGTTAACAGAATTGTCCAGGGAACCCCTTTAAAAATCAGGTTATAGAATAATTCTCCCCAGTTAAAACTCGATTCCTGTAAATTCTTTAAAGCTGGGGCAACTAAGGGTAATTCTGGCGGTTTTTCTCCAAACCATTGCCGAAAAATAGCATCGTACCGACCACTTTCTATGACTCGACCGAGAGCATCATTAATTAACTGGAGATAGGGGGAATTTTTGGGTAAAGCAATGCCGTAGAATTCTTCCGTTAATAATTCTCCGACTACTTTTACACCTCGTAAACCCGCTTCTTTAATTGCATACAAAGTCACGGGTTTATCGTTAACTACCGCATCAACTCGACCATTAATTAATTCCTGCAAAGCTAAAGCCGCCGAGTCAAATTGACTAACCACTGACCCGGGTATTTTTATCGCTTCTAAGGCTCCCGTCGTGCCAATTTGGACGGCAATTCTTTTGCCTTTTAAGTCTTCAAAATTTTTAATCGTTTTATTATCTTCCCGAACAGCGATCGCTAAACCAGCCTTAAAATAAGGTCGAGAAAAAGAAATCGCCTGGGCCCGTTCGGCGGTGATAGTCATGCCACTAATAGCGGCTTCCACTGTTCTCGCTTGTAGAGCCGGAATAATGCCATCAAAGGGTAAATTTCTAAAGTCAATGTTGAGATCAGCTTCCTCTCCAATCGCTCGCATTAAATCGATATCAAACCCAGTTAATTGTCCCCCTTGTTGAAATTCAAAGGGCGGAAAAGTCGCTTCTGTGGCGACTCGAAAAGGATTAGGAGGAGTCTGGGAAAAAGCGGGAATAACACTTAATCCTAGCGCCAAGACTAATCCTAACAAGGCAAAGATAACTCTCTGTACCGCCCGCCCTCGCCAAAATTTAATCATTTTTTAATTGTTTCTCCTTGATTTTTTTGCTCAATTAAGTTAAGGATTTCGTCCTACTTCCCACCCAAGACAGATGTAGAGAGACTATTTGAGTATTATGATTATTCCTCTTGATAAAATGTCGTCAAGGATACAATCTAGCAGAAACTAATCTGGATACTTTTATACAGAATGTAAAATTTTTTACGAGAGGACATCATGACCACTACCACCCCTGTGATTGTTAGTGAAGGTTTACGCAAAAGTTACGGCTCTTTAGAGGTACTCAAAGGAGTTACAGGCACTCTTTATCAAGGGGACGTGGTATCGGTAATCGGTCCCTCTGGCTGCGGCAAAAGTACCTTTTTACGCTGTCTCAATCGTTTGGAAACAATTAACGGCGGCCGCTTGGAGGTGATGGGAATTGACATCTCTTCCCCGAAGTTAAATCAATCGGTCCTCCGCAAGTTACGCAGCCGGGTAAGTATGGTGTTTCAACACTTTAATCTTTTTCCCCATCTCACCGTTTTACAAAACTTGATGTTGGCCCCCAAGCAAGTGTTACACCACCCGGAAAATGAGGCTAAAGATACGGCAATTCATTATCTGGAAAAGGTGGGTTTGGCCCCAAAAGCCGATGTTTATCCCGACCAATTATCGGGAGGACAAAAACAACGGGTGGCGATCGCTCGCAGTCTCTGCATGAAACCAGAGGTGATTTTATTTGATGAACCCACTTCGGCCCTGGATCCGGAATTAGTCGGGGAAGTGTTAAACGTTATGCGTCAATTGGCCGATGAGGGGATGACTATGGTAGTCGTCACCCACGAAATGCAGTTCGCCAAGGAAGTCTCTAACAAGGTTTTGTTCTTTAATCAAGGTGTCATCGAAGAAGCAGGTGATCCCGACACTTTCTTTAATAATCCCCACAGCGAGCGCTTACAAGCCTTTTTAAGTCGCATCAATAGTAATTAGGGTTGGCTGAAAAAGTTTGTCGGTGGGGTTATAGAATAACCGATTACACCACTTTTTAGCGGAATCTCCTTGGTCAGCTGTGAACGTGATTGACATCCTCGCCGCCCTAAAAGTGCGGCGATTCCTAAACCTCACGATTTAAGTTTCTGCTTCCACCACCGTCGCATACCACAGTTAAAAAACCATGTACTGTCTTACACAGAGTCCACAGACTTTCGCCCCATTTCAGAAGCCCGATTCCGTGTGTCCCACGGTACGTTGACCGCCTATAGCTTCTTGTACTTGTTGCGCGCGACTTTTTACCCGGCCAAGCTTTTCTGGTCGGAACCCCCTAAGCCGAGTTTTCAAGGTGCTGCGCCGTCCACTTGGTTTTCGAGACTGGCCTTTTAATTCTAACGTAAAGCCAACCTAGAACGGCGGGGTTTCAGACCCAAAATTTCCGATGAACCAATGCCGCCAGACGGAAATACCCCGAGGATTTTCGCTGATTGTCGATGACCGAGGACATCGAAAAAGCCGCAATCTGAGCACTGGAGTTGGGAGGCAGTACTTGGGAGAAATTGGCAAAACAGACAGTAGAGTTGGCTGTATAGTGATCGCTAACCTGATGATCACCGATGGTGTCATTAGTCTCTATAGTCAGCGATTCCCTCTGTAGCGATGTTTTTGATGGTTTTCTGCTGCGAAACAAGCTATAATGGTCGAAAAGTCAAATTTGAAAAATTTTGCTTCCAACCCTATCGGCGTAAGGATTTCAGGAGTTGGCACCCAGTAGTACATTAGCTTTGAATTGCTTTAACTGAGTCTCTGTAAGACTTTCGGCTATAGCTAGTACATTCATAGGGGGAAAGTTTAGTTATGTTCTACTTGGAACACAATCAAATTAAATCAACCCTTGCAATTTCATATTGAAGCGACAATGAAAGCAATAACCTCAATTCTTGACACCAGAGCCGAGCAAACCCCCAATCAGTTAGCCTACATCTTTCTTAAGGATGGTCAAAATCAAGAATCATCCATTGACTACAAAACCTTACAGCAAGAATCAAAGGCGATCGCTGATAGCTTACTTTCTCTTTGCCGCCAAGGTGATCGCGCTTTATTACTTTATCCCCAAGGTTTAGAATTTATTACAGCTTTTTTGGGGTGTCTATATGCTGGGATTGTTGCGGTTCCCGCTTACCCACCAAAGCGTAATCAAAAAATGTCTCGATTACTAGCAATTATTGAAGATTCTCGCCCTCAAATTATTCTGACAACCAGTTCACTTGTAGAGAAAATTAAGTCAACACTTGAATCTTTTTTAGACTTATCAGTAACCAGACTTTTAGTCACAGACAATGTGAATAATAACCAAGACTTTAAATTGCATCTTCCCAGGATTAGCGGTGATACCCTAGCATTTCTTCAATACACATCAGGTTCAACTGGTGCGCCGAAAGGAGTCATGATTTCCCATGACAACGTTGCCCATAATTCTGCTTATATTCAAAAAGCATTTCAACTGACAGGAAAAAGTGTTTCTATGACCTGGTTGCCCAGTTTCCATGACATGGGTTTAATTGATGGTATTATTCAACCGCTTTATACAGGTTTTTTAGGTGTTGTTATGTCGCCTGAATCTTTTTTAAAAAATCCAATGCTTTGGTTAGAAGCAATTACTAAATATCAAGCTACTCATAGCGGCGGTCCAAATTTAGGCTATGAATTATGTGTGCAGAGAATTACGTCTGAACAGCAAGAAATGCTTGATCTCAGTAGTTGGATCACTGCCTACAATGGAGCCGAGCCAATACGACGAAAAACGATGGAAAACTTTATTAACAAGTTTCAATCTTCTGGGTTTCAATCTCGATATTTTTATCCCTGTTACGGCATGGCAGAAGCCACACTAATGATTTCTGGAGGTAATATCGAAGATGAGCCAGTTTACTTAAATGTTCAATCAGAATCCTTAGAGAATAATCAGGTAGTAGAAGCGGAGAAAGACAGTAAAAATTATCAGGAACTTGTCGGTTGCGGCCATGTCTGGGAAAATATGGCAGTAAAAATTGTCGATCCTGAAAGTTGTTTAGAATGTGATGAAAATCAAGTGGGAGAAATTTGGGTTTCGGGTTCTAGTGTTGCCCAAGGATATTGGCAACAAGAAGAAAAAACGATCGCAACTTTTCAGGCTAAATTAGCTGATGGGGATCAAGGAAATTTTTTCCGAACAGGCGATTTAGGTTTTAGGCGAGAAGGAGAACTATTTATCACGGGAAGAATCAAAGATGTCATCATTATTTGGGGACGAAATCATTACCCCCAAGACGTTGAATATTCTGTACAACAAAGTCATCAGGCTCTGCGTTTAGATTCTGGGGCAGCTTTTACAATAGAAGTAGATAATCAAGACAAATTAGTGATTGTTCAGGAAGTAGAGCGTACCTATTTAAGCAAGTTAAATGTCAATGAAGTTTTCTCGGCTATTCGTGAAGCCGTTGCTCTCCATCATGCCTTACAGGTTTATGCGATCGCATTAATTAAACCCGCAAGTATTCTCAAAACCTCTAGCGGTAAAATTCAACGCCAGGCTTGTCGTCATGCTTTTCTCACAAACAGGCTGGCGATTGTTGCACAATGGCAACAAAATAAGTTATCATGACAGGTATTTGTTTTTCTTTGCAAATGTTTTGGTGGTAACTTGTTTTTATGAGTCGAGAAAAAATTGAACAGTGGCTAACAGATAGGCTGACAAGTCTTCTAGGTGTAGATAGGGAAGACATTGATTTAGAAAAATCTATTTTCACCTATGGACTAGATTCTTCCGTTGCCTTGAGTCTTACTGGCGAGTTGGAAGTCATGCTTGGTTTAGAGCTAGACCCAATTTTATTTTGGGAATATCCCAAAATTAGTGAATTATCTGAATATTTAGTAGCTGAACTAGCTCAAAAATAGGGGTGACTTTAATCATGAATGGGAACAAAGTTTTATTTATCCTTTTGATGCAGAATTTCAGGCTAATCCCTATCCTGTGTTTGCGCAGCTTCGTCAAGAAGATCCTATCCACAAAAGTATTTTTGGAACATGGATTATTACTCGTTATGCCGATGCCCTTACTATTTTAAATGATAAGCGATTCCAAGTAGATAATTTTCCTGAACGCCTTCAGCTAAAAAGTGCCTATCTCAAAGAAGATAATCTAGACATTCTTGCACAAACTACTGATAAATGGTTGTTTTTTTTGGAACCACCCGATCATACTCGAATTAAAAATGCACTAATTCCATCCTTTTCTAGAGCCTCGCTCAATGCTATGCGTCCTAAAATTCAGGCAATTGTTGACGATTTACTGGATAGATTTGCCCCAAGGGGAGAGATGGAAATCATAGCAGATTTTGCGACCCCTCTTCCTGCTTTTGCGATTACTAAAATATTAGGTTTACCGATTGAAGATTATCAACAATTAATGCGATGGTCTGCTAAGACCGTTTTCATTTTTGATCAACCAGTATCTTTGGAAGAATATAAAGAGCAAAATCAAATTCTCATTGAACATAGAGCCTATTTTGCTCAAAAAGTAGCTGAATATAAAAGACAACCAAACGACGGTTTGATCAGCCAGTTAGCTAATTATAAAGATAATATAAATGCCCTAACAGAAGATGAAATAATTAGCACTTCTATTCTGTTAATGGCGACATCCCAGGAATCAATGAAAGGACTACTGAGTAATGGTCTTTTAGCCCTTTTAAAACACCCACAAAGTTTAGAATATGTAAGACAAAATCCTGGTAATATTGAAAATATTGTCGAAGAATTGCTACGTTATGATAGTCCTATTCAGTATGTCTCTCGTCGAGCAATAGAAGACGTTGAGGTTTCAGGAAAAATTATTCATCGTGGGGAGTATGTCGTTATCTATCTCGGTGCAGTAAACCATGACCCTGAATACTTTTCTAATCCCCAACAACTGGATTTCAGTCGTCGCAAACCTAATTTGGGTTTTGGCGGTGGCCTTCACTATTGCATAGGAATGTTTTTAGCCAGGCTTCAAGTGCAAATCGCCCTAAATGCCATGGTGCAACGTTTGCCAGATATTTGCCTCAATACAGATAAATTAGACTGGTGCGACAGCAAGATTTCAAGAAGATTAAAAACTCTTCCTGTCAAATTTACTCCTCTTGCTTAATCTCAAGGTTAATTTTAAAAAAGCGATCGCTATTTTCAGTTAAATAACCTCAGTTCGGGTTAAGGCTATTTTCTTACTCATTCCACAAAAGAATAGGGTTTACAGCGAACGAGAAAATTAGGGTTTTAGCTTATCCCGAACTCAGGTTAAATAAGCTGTTCATAATTTAAATTGCTTGTTGAGACGAGGCAAGAGGCAACAGTAAAAGGATTGGAGGAGATTCGGCTGATCATTAAGAATAAGCGGTTTAAATACGTCTTAGCTTAACAGAATAGCGATCGCATTTTTGTCATAAATAAGAGCATCACCTTTGATAATTAGTGATGCTCACTTTAAATGAATTAATTGTTTCTTAGGAAATTACTTCAACCGTCCACTCATTGCCAATACCTGTACTCCAAGTGGTAACACCTTGCTCAGAATCAGGACGATGTAAATAATCGCCTTTCCATGACTTCAATTTGATCTTGTCACCAGCGATCTTCTCCACCGTCCACTCATTGCCAATACCTGTACTCCAAGTGGTAACACCTTGCTCAGAATCAGGACGATGTAAATAATCTCCCTTCCAAGACTTGAGTTTCAATTTCTTTCCTGTGGATAGAATATCCTGCTTGTAAGTTCCGCTAATACTATCAATTCGCAGACCAGTGGGCCCACCGATACTATGCAGTTTAAACTCCAGGGTGTTAGTTCCGACGACAAATCCCGTCGAAATTGAAAAACGACTAATCTTTGTCCACCAAGAGCTTAAAGCAACAGGTTTACCCACCGATACCCCGTTAAGCACAATATCAGTAATGTTGTCATCCACGGAAAGTTCACCGACAATGGAAGCTTCAGAAAAATTGGGTAAAGTAAAGGTGGTTGTATAGCTATAGTTGCCAACCGGACCGTTAGCCGAAGGTTTTTTAGGGCCAATCCATCGGGCGGTATTGGTATTCGTAACCCAGTTAATTGGTGCTAAATCCTTGTTGGGAGTGGTAACACCTGGAGTTACTGTCCCCGCCGGATAGGTTGTTAACTTATAGTGGGGGTCGGGAATGCTATCCCCTAAAACCTGACGGGCATCGTCAACCCCCGTATTGTAGAGGTTAGCGATCACTCCTGGCGCAGTGGGGACAATTTCCGTTGCTTTAGCAGTAGCAGAATAAGCAATCGTCAACTTGCCAGTGTTATCTGCGTACCATTTAGGATCATCGTTATTGACGAAAGAAACTGTGTCTCCCGGTTGTAATTCAAAGCTTTGTTGTTTGCCGCTCACCGTAGATTTTGTGTTGCCCTTGGCATCTTTAATTTCGCCAACTAAGGCCCCTGGATTCAAATTGGGATACTTAAGCCCAAATTTTTCATCGTTTTTGTCTCGGACATGACCATTGCCATCCACTGGGGTTTTGTATTTGGCTAGGCTAGGATCAGATGTTTCAAAGTTAATTAAAGTCCATTGACCTGTTGCCGTCAGGGAGATTGTCACCGTGCTACCGGAATTATTAGCCAGAGCTGGGGGATTATTAAGCTGGGTAGCCAGTTCTAATTGAGCCAGTCTGAGATGTTGAGACAAGGGAAGCTAAAACCATAAAAACAGAGAACTCGTTTACATTTGACGGATAAAGCCAAGGCAGTTATTCCACGCTTCAGCTTGACTGATCCTAAATTATATTGATATAGTAGTCAAGTGTACATGGCCACAGTATATACGAAACTTAATGATTAAACAGCCCATAGCAATTGTTGGTATGGGATGTCGTTTTCCCGGAGCCAATAATCCTAGTGAATTTTGGGAGATACTCCAAAATGGCGTACATACGATAACTAAAGACCCTATAGATCGCCCTACGCAGATGACAGGTTGGGCGGGATTTCTCGAGGGCATAGATAAATTTGATGCGGCGTTTTTTGGCATTTCTTCGGAAGAAGCGATCAAGATGGATCCTCAACACAGACTTTTGTTAGAAACCTCTTGGGAAGCCTTAGAAGACGCTGGGCTAGTTCCCGCTAATTTAGCAGGGACCGATACTGGCGTTTTTATTGGGCTTTCTGGTAGTGAATATCTGAATTTATTAATTGAAGATTCAACCTTTAATACCGCCATTGGAACTCTCGACTGTATGTTAGCCAATAGGATTTCTTCCTATTTTGATTTTCACGGTTTAAGTCTAACAATAAATACCGCTTGTTCTTCTGTATTAGTGGCAATAGATCGTGCCTGTCAAAGCTTATGGAATGAAGACATTTGTTTGGCTTTAGTAGGTGGTACACATCTAACTTTTTCTCCCGTGATTGCCTCTAGATATGTCAATGCGGGTTTGATTTCTGCCGATGGTTTGTGTAAAACTTTTGATGCTAAAGCGGATGGTTATGTTCGGGGCGAGTGCATCGGAGTCGTTGTCTTAAAACTTCTATCCCAAGCTCAAGCGGATGGCGATCGCATTTATGCTGTGATTCGGGGGAGTGGCGTTAATCACAATGGTAGTGGTAATGGCTTGACCGCACCCAATATGCAAGCCCAGATTGCTCTCTTGCAAAAAGTTTATCAACGGGCAGAAATTAATCCCAATTCCATTAATTATATTGAAGCTAACGGTACGGCAACGCCCATTGGAGATGCCTTAGAAATGAAGGCATTAGGAACAGTAGTTGGCAAAGATCGAACTGCTGATAATCCCTGTCGGGTGGGCAGTGTAAAAACCAATATTGGTCATACAGAAGGTGCTTCTGGTATTGCGGGGTTGATTAAAGTTGCTCTTTCCCTCTATCACCGTCAAATACCCCCCACTTTACATTGTCAAGAGCCTAATCCTGCCATTCCTTTTGCCAAACTAGGACTAAAAGTACAACAAACTTTGGAAACTTTACCCGAAGAAACAGGGCCAATTCGAGCAGGGGTTAGTTCTTTTAGTCTGGGGGGAACGAATGCTCATCTGATATTGGAATCAGTCCCGTCTCAAGCAAAAGCTGAACCTAATCTTTCTCCTTTACAAGTTTTTACTCTAACCGCCAAGACTTCTACTGCTTTACAAGCTTTGGTGCAACGTTATCAATCTTTCCTAGAAGATAACCCTGAAGTCGCTTTGTCCGATATTTGTTTTATGGCTAATACTAGGCGATCTCAATTCTCCCACCGTCTAGCTATGATCACTGAATCAAAAGAACAATTGCAAGAGCAACTAAATATGATTGTTCGCCAAGAAGCATTATCAAGTGTATTCAGTGGACAAGTTATAAGGCAAAAATCCGCACCAATTTGTTTTATTTTTTCTGGAAAAAGCCAGAAACTTAAACTAATTATTAAATCCCTTGCTCAAAGTCATCCAGCCATCTATTCATTGCTAGAAGAATTGCAACCACTTATTTCTTCTTATTCGACAAGATCATTTTTTCAATTAATAGAAGAAGAAAATTTAGAAAACCCTTTTCTTAGCCAAGTAGTCAACTTTATCTGTGAATATGCGATGACTCAATTATGGCAATACTGGGGAATAAAACCAGCAATCTGTATAGGTTATGGTCTGGGAAATTATGCTGCTTTAGTATTGGCGGGAATTTTAACTGTAGAAGAGGCAATTTCTTTAATCATAGAAGATAAAAACTCTGAATCACCTCCCAAGTTTCAAGCCGCAAAAATTCCCGTAATTTTACCGATCAGTGGTAAGACAATTAAAATTCATGAAACTATTGACTATAAGCAGTGGCAAAAAGAATTTAATGTCAATAACATGAACGCAGAAAATTTACCTAGCCTATTATCAGACTCTAATGTAATTTTGCTAGATCTATGTTCTCTGGAGATCAAAAGTCATGATTATCTCAAACAGCTTGATGATTATAACATAAAAAGTTCTGAACAAATAAAAAGTTTTGATTATTTATATTATTTATTTTCCACTTTAATCAAATTCTGGTTAATGGGGGTGAAAATTGATTGGTCTAAAGTTTCAAACTATCAACAATGTTATCCTATTTCAGTCCCTACCTATCCCTTTGAGGGTCAATCATACTGGATTGATGTATCACCTAAAATACCGAATCAACAAAGCATCCATAATCAAGAGAACTATTTGAAGGGACAACAAAGCAATAATCAAGAGAACTATTTGAATGTAGAATTTATCGCTCCTCGTGATAATTTAGAAATGCAATTGACCGAGATTTGGCGAGAAGTTTTAGGAATCCAGACTATCGGAGTCAAAGACAATTTCTTCAATTTAGGGGGACAATCTCTGGTGGCGGTCAAGCTATTTGCTCAAATCGAAAAAGTCTTCAAGGTCAATCTACCATTAGTCACCCTTTTCCAAGCTCCAAC
This portion of the Microcystis aeruginosa NIES-2549 genome encodes:
- a CDS encoding bZIP transcription factor gives rise to the protein MANTPRISPQVPQSCTGRPSVPLSVYRELVKELQATQARVEFLEAQNQQLVKSNRQLRQEIETVVAQGRRLEKVVKSFERNPVEEPSFVIPVPPRLVTPPSPSLRVKEEIPVTRPITVTASKQPFPKNTWLLVGLIIVVVLTSGFGAFWLISASRNAGSTD
- a CDS encoding tellurite resistance TerB family protein, producing the protein MSLFSGLSRVRQQSNVSLTPAEAFAAITLVAVAADGYLSEEETQALITTLSRMHLYRSYPREVIGRLFDRLCAILSRQGAQVLLNMAIDSLPHDLYETAFAVTADLILADGEVSSEEENLLNKLYKILEIPEQTAIKIIDVMIIKNKG
- a CDS encoding ABC transporter permease subunit (The N-terminal region of this protein, as described by TIGR01726, is a three transmembrane segment that identifies a subfamily of ABC transporter permease subunits, which specificities that include histidine, arginine, glutamine, glutamate, L-cystine (sic), the opines (in Agrobacterium) octopine and nopaline, etc.), giving the protein MIKFWRGRAVQRVIFALLGLVLALGLSVIPAFSQTPPNPFRVATEATFPPFEFQQGGQLTGFDIDLMRAIGEEADLNIDFRNLPFDGIIPALQARTVEAAISGMTITAERAQAISFSRPYFKAGLAIAVREDNKTIKNFEDLKGKRIAVQIGTTGALEAIKIPGSVVSQFDSAALALQELINGRVDAVVNDKPVTLYAIKEAGLRGVKVVGELLTEEFYGIALPKNSPYLQLINDALGRVIESGRYDAIFRQWFGEKPPELPLVAPALKNLQESSFNWGELFYNLIFKGVPWTILLTVLSFLFGLIGGTLVAIALISPYKWLKIICRIYVDFFRGTPMLVQLFLIYFGLPGLFREIGLNIDLDRLPAALFALSLNVAAYLAEIMRGGIQSIDNGQWEACSSLGMSPVQTMREVIFPQAFRRMLPPLGNEFITLIKDTSLAAVIGFEELFRQGQLMVATTYKAFEIYIAVALVYLVLTTLSSVVFKRLEIYMDPLHKSKQEQKA
- a CDS encoding amino acid ABC transporter ATP-binding protein; translated protein: MTTTTPVIVSEGLRKSYGSLEVLKGVTGTLYQGDVVSVIGPSGCGKSTFLRCLNRLETINGGRLEVMGIDISSPKLNQSVLRKLRSRVSMVFQHFNLFPHLTVLQNLMLAPKQVLHHPENEAKDTAIHYLEKVGLAPKADVYPDQLSGGQKQRVAIARSLCMKPEVILFDEPTSALDPELVGEVLNVMRQLADEGMTMVVVTHEMQFAKEVSNKVLFFNQGVIEEAGDPDTFFNNPHSERLQAFLSRINSN
- a CDS encoding fatty acyl-AMP ligase produces the protein MKAITSILDTRAEQTPNQLAYIFLKDGQNQESSIDYKTLQQESKAIADSLLSLCRQGDRALLLYPQGLEFITAFLGCLYAGIVAVPAYPPKRNQKMSRLLAIIEDSRPQIILTTSSLVEKIKSTLESFLDLSVTRLLVTDNVNNNQDFKLHLPRISGDTLAFLQYTSGSTGAPKGVMISHDNVAHNSAYIQKAFQLTGKSVSMTWLPSFHDMGLIDGIIQPLYTGFLGVVMSPESFLKNPMLWLEAITKYQATHSGGPNLGYELCVQRITSEQQEMLDLSSWITAYNGAEPIRRKTMENFINKFQSSGFQSRYFYPCYGMAEATLMISGGNIEDEPVYLNVQSESLENNQVVEAEKDSKNYQELVGCGHVWENMAVKIVDPESCLECDENQVGEIWVSGSSVAQGYWQQEEKTIATFQAKLADGDQGNFFRTGDLGFRREGELFITGRIKDVIIIWGRNHYPQDVEYSVQQSHQALRLDSGAAFTIEVDNQDKLVIVQEVERTYLSKLNVNEVFSAIREAVALHHALQVYAIALIKPASILKTSSGKIQRQACRHAFLTNRLAIVAQWQQNKLS
- a CDS encoding acyl carrier protein yields the protein MSREKIEQWLTDRLTSLLGVDREDIDLEKSIFTYGLDSSVALSLTGELEVMLGLELDPILFWEYPKISELSEYLVAELAQK
- a CDS encoding cytochrome P450; translated protein: MFAQLRQEDPIHKSIFGTWIITRYADALTILNDKRFQVDNFPERLQLKSAYLKEDNLDILAQTTDKWLFFLEPPDHTRIKNALIPSFSRASLNAMRPKIQAIVDDLLDRFAPRGEMEIIADFATPLPAFAITKILGLPIEDYQQLMRWSAKTVFIFDQPVSLEEYKEQNQILIEHRAYFAQKVAEYKRQPNDGLISQLANYKDNINALTEDEIISTSILLMATSQESMKGLLSNGLLALLKHPQSLEYVRQNPGNIENIVEELLRYDSPIQYVSRRAIEDVEVSGKIIHRGEYVVIYLGAVNHDPEYFSNPQQLDFSRRKPNLGFGGGLHYCIGMFLARLQVQIALNAMVQRLPDICLNTDKLDWCDSKISRRLKTLPVKFTPLA